The Sulfitobacter sp. SK011 genome contains the following window.
GGCATCCGGACCGACAAAAGCGATCCGCCCGGCAGCGATGGCAATGTCGTGATCAGGCAGCGCTTCGCGGGTGTGCACGTTGACCCAAATGCCACCGGTAATGATGGTGTCTGCTGGTGTACGCCCCGCAGCCACGTTCACAAGCTGGGCGGCGACATCGGGCCATGAGGGAAAATTATCTTGCGTCATGTCCAAAGGTGCCACAGGGTTTAGGCATGTTCAAGCTGATGCGACGCAAAGGAACGCCGATGAATTTTGAGACGGTCGCCGCCGAAGATTTTGGGGCCAGCCTGCGTGGCATTGGATTGAATTTGCTTGTCCGGGACGTGAAGCGCGAAGTCGCCTTTTTAGAGACTGTTTTTGGGATGAAAGGGCACCGTGTAAGTTCTGATTTCGCGATCATGACCTATGGGGATCAGATTTTTCAACTGCACAGTGATGGGACCTATCATTCTAACCCTTTGCTTGGCCTCTTACCGGAAAGCCCGCCTCGGGGCACTGGGGTCGAAATAAGGCTCTATGAAAGCGATCCAGAGGCAGTTTGCGCGAAAGCGGAGGCCGCTGGAGGGATGATTTTACAAGGACCAACTGACAAGCCACATGGGCTGAGAGAAGCCTATGTGTTGTGCGAAAATGGCTATGCCTGGGTGGCAAGCAGGCCGATTTGATTTTGAAGGGGGCAGTGCAATGAGCGTAACACAGATCAGGTCCAACATGGACCATTGGCAGGAGCGTGTTGATCTTGCCGCGGCGTTTCGGTGGACCGCGCGGTTGAACATGCATGAAGGGGTCGCAAACCACTTTTCTCTGGCGGTCAACGATGCGGGCACGCAGTTCTTGATGAATCCCAATCAGGTACATTTCAGCCGTATCAAAGCCAGCGATTTGCTGATGATTGATGCCGAAGATTCAGAGACGCTTTCAGGCCCTAATGCGCCAGATCCGACGGCCTGGGGGTTGCACGGTGGGGTCCATCGGGCCTGCGAGCATGCACGCTGTGTCATGCATGTCCATTCCATCCACGCGACAGTTCTGGCGTGTCTGCAGGACAGCCGCCTTCCGCCCATAGATCAGAATTGTTGTACCTTTTACAATCGTGTGGTGATTGATGAGGATTACGGCGGGCTGGCGTTTGAGGATGAAGGCGCGCGCTGTGCCAAACTTCTCAAGGACCCCAAACAGAAAGTGATGGTCATGGGCAGCCATGGCGTTTTGGTGATCGGCGATACGGTCGCGGATACCTTTAACAGGCTCTATTATTTCGAACGTGCCGCAGAAACGTATATTCGGGCGCTGCAGACGGGTCAGCCCCTGCGCCGTATTCCTGATGACATTGCCGAAAAAACGGCGCGTGAATTGGAAGAATATGCTGATCAGGACACAAGACATCTGGCGGAGCTGAAGGCGATATTGGACAGCGAAGGGTCCGATTATGCAAGATGAAGCGCCAAAAAACGCGGTATGGAACTACCATCCGCCTTTGCCGCTGGAGGATCCATCGATCTTTGCCAAAGGTACGGGTATCGCGCATATTGCAGGCTGGTTTCGTCGAAATTGGCTGACGTTGAGCGAACGGATGCTTTTGCTGCTTTTGGCAATCGGTGGCTATTATTGGCTTTATCCACCGCTAGATGTGGCGCGCAGCTTTGGACTTGTTTGGATATTTCAAACCTATGTCGTGAATTTGGCATTGGTCGGGGGTATCGCGGGCGCGCTGCACTGGTATTTCTACATGTATCGGGGGCAGGCCAAGACGCTGAAGTTTGATGGCCGCGATCAAGCCAAGAACAACCGTGCTTTCAAATTCGCTGATCAGGTCAAGGACAACATGTTCTGGACGCTGACCAGCGGTGTGGCGCAGTTGACCGGGTTTCAGGTTGTCACGATGTGGTTGATGGCCAATGGATATGCGCCGGTCATCACCCTGGCGGAAAATCCGGTTTGGTTTGTGGTGTGGATCGTTCTGCTGCCCGTGTGGTCAGCGTTCCATTTCTATTGGGTGCATCGTTTGCTGCATGTGCCATTTTTCTACACGCGCTATCATTCGCTGCATCACCGCAATATCAACATCGGGCCGTGGTCGGGTCTTTCCATGCACCCGGTTGAGCATTTTATCTATCTGACCTCGTTGTGCGTTCACTGGATTGTCGCGTCGCATCCGGTGCATTTGATTTTTCACGTGTTGTATCAGGGGCCGGGGGCAGCGATGTCGCATACTGGATACGAGGATCTGTTGATCCGGGACAAGCGCAGCCTCGCGCTGGGCACGTTCTATCACACGCTGCATCACCGGTATTATGAATGTAATTATGGCAATCAGGAAATGCCCTGGGATCGATGGTTTGGCACCTTTCATGACGGAACCGAAGCCGCAACGACGGACACCCGCGCGCGCAAGAAACGGATGTACGCAAAATGACGGACACGCGGCAGGAATGGAATCATGTGCCTGAGGTACCGATCGCGGTTTCGCCGCTGTGGCAATGGCCGCCGAAACCTCTGGCGACGCTCAAATGGTATGCGGACGGCTGGTTTTTCCTCACCATCAATATGGCGATCCTTGGATTGGCGTGGGTGAGTTATCTTTGGTTCAGTCCAGACCTGAACCAGACCCTAATATTGGGCATTTCGTGGATTGCGCTGATATTTCTCCGCAACTTTTTCTTGTTGCTGGTGGTCGCTGGCGGTCTGCATCTGTGGTTCCATACCTATGCAGTGCAAGGCACGGACAAAAAATATGATCCACGCCCATTTCCGCGCAAGGGGCGGGTCTTCAGCTTTGATGCGCAGATCAAAGACAACATGTTCTGGTCGCTCGCCTCTGGTGTGACAATCTGGTCAGGATTTGAGGTGTTGCTTTGGTGGGCGCTGGCAAATGGCTATGCGCCGCTTACGTCGTTCAGCGAGACGCCCATTTGGTTCATCGCGTTCTTCTTTCTCATTCCGGTGTGGGAGAGTTTTTACTTTTACTGGATCCACCGCCTGCTGCATTCCAATCTGCTCTATCGGTTTCACGCTTTGCACCACCGCAATACCGATGTTGGGCCCTGGTCCGGGCTGTCGATGCATCCGATTGAGCATGTCATGTATTTTGGCACTGTGATCATCCACTTTGTTTTGCCGACGCATCCGGTACATCTGATCTTTCATCTGATGTTCTACGCGTTGCTGGCCGTCACC
Protein-coding sequences here:
- a CDS encoding glyoxalase/bleomycin resistance/extradiol dioxygenase family protein, with protein sequence MNFETVAAEDFGASLRGIGLNLLVRDVKREVAFLETVFGMKGHRVSSDFAIMTYGDQIFQLHSDGTYHSNPLLGLLPESPPRGTGVEIRLYESDPEAVCAKAEAAGGMILQGPTDKPHGLREAYVLCENGYAWVASRPI
- a CDS encoding class II aldolase and adducin N-terminal domain-containing protein is translated as MSVTQIRSNMDHWQERVDLAAAFRWTARLNMHEGVANHFSLAVNDAGTQFLMNPNQVHFSRIKASDLLMIDAEDSETLSGPNAPDPTAWGLHGGVHRACEHARCVMHVHSIHATVLACLQDSRLPPIDQNCCTFYNRVVIDEDYGGLAFEDEGARCAKLLKDPKQKVMVMGSHGVLVIGDTVADTFNRLYYFERAAETYIRALQTGQPLRRIPDDIAEKTARELEEYADQDTRHLAELKAILDSEGSDYAR
- a CDS encoding sterol desaturase family protein, translating into MQDEAPKNAVWNYHPPLPLEDPSIFAKGTGIAHIAGWFRRNWLTLSERMLLLLLAIGGYYWLYPPLDVARSFGLVWIFQTYVVNLALVGGIAGALHWYFYMYRGQAKTLKFDGRDQAKNNRAFKFADQVKDNMFWTLTSGVAQLTGFQVVTMWLMANGYAPVITLAENPVWFVVWIVLLPVWSAFHFYWVHRLLHVPFFYTRYHSLHHRNINIGPWSGLSMHPVEHFIYLTSLCVHWIVASHPVHLIFHVLYQGPGAAMSHTGYEDLLIRDKRSLALGTFYHTLHHRYYECNYGNQEMPWDRWFGTFHDGTEAATTDTRARKKRMYAK
- a CDS encoding sterol desaturase family protein, with translation MTDTRQEWNHVPEVPIAVSPLWQWPPKPLATLKWYADGWFFLTINMAILGLAWVSYLWFSPDLNQTLILGISWIALIFLRNFFLLLVVAGGLHLWFHTYAVQGTDKKYDPRPFPRKGRVFSFDAQIKDNMFWSLASGVTIWSGFEVLLWWALANGYAPLTSFSETPIWFIAFFFLIPVWESFYFYWIHRLLHSNLLYRFHALHHRNTDVGPWSGLSMHPIEHVMYFGTVIIHFVLPTHPVHLIFHLMFYALLAVTTHTGFEGLWFRNAKRVHLGMFHHQIHHRYFEVNYGNLDVPWDKLFGSFHDGTPEGKARMRARLQARKR